The Spirosoma radiotolerans genome has a window encoding:
- a CDS encoding ferritin-like domain-containing protein, whose product MNLQSIFTELDKVDEAFFDRLEHVSRRGLFSTLTRKTVAVAAPAIMASALTKAYGQSSELPQNVVDVLNFALLLEYLESDFYEFGTNVPGLIPNEFKPAFEYIRRHEELHVKLLKTVLGPKAIAKPPFDYSAKGMFTDTFTNFQTFSAVSQAFEDTGVRAYKGQAPNLMNAKPILETALRIHATEAAHAARIRYMRGQKGWIPLASLSGLPQSVGSMVYMGEDNVVQKGINLANLLSGQVPLEGITEAFDEPLTREQVTTIVKPFLV is encoded by the coding sequence ATGAATCTCCAATCTATTTTTACCGAACTCGACAAGGTTGACGAAGCGTTTTTTGACCGGCTGGAACATGTGTCGCGTCGGGGCTTATTCAGTACACTAACCCGCAAAACTGTAGCTGTGGCGGCTCCCGCCATTATGGCTTCAGCGCTGACTAAAGCCTATGGCCAAAGCAGTGAGTTGCCTCAGAATGTAGTAGACGTACTGAACTTTGCGCTGTTGCTGGAATACCTTGAATCCGACTTCTACGAATTTGGTACCAACGTACCAGGCCTGATTCCTAATGAATTTAAGCCAGCTTTCGAATACATCCGTCGGCACGAGGAGCTGCACGTTAAACTGCTGAAGACGGTACTGGGACCGAAAGCCATCGCTAAGCCACCTTTCGATTATTCGGCCAAGGGTATGTTTACGGATACCTTCACCAATTTTCAGACATTTTCAGCCGTTTCGCAGGCTTTCGAAGATACAGGTGTGCGGGCCTATAAGGGTCAGGCGCCTAATTTGATGAATGCCAAACCCATTCTGGAGACAGCTCTACGGATTCACGCTACCGAAGCAGCACACGCTGCCCGGATTCGGTACATGCGCGGACAAAAAGGCTGGATTCCACTAGCCAGCCTGTCGGGCTTACCTCAATCGGTTGGTTCTATGGTCTACATGGGTGAAGACAATGTGGTACAGAAGGGCATCAACCTGGCCAATTTACTTTCGGGCCAGGTACCGCTGGAAGGCATTACCGAAGCCTTCGATGAGCCACTGACCCGTGAGCAGGTGACGACTATTGTTAAACCATTCCTGGTGTAA
- a CDS encoding alpha-amylase family protein, with amino-acid sequence MKQLILALFIGILVSCHSSNTKTDANTAPPAPLPTDFIEELWYKNGLVYSVDVEVFKDSNNDGVGDFDGLTQQLDYLKTIGVETIWLAPFQPSPNEDDGYDISDFYGIDKRLGTSQDFDECIRQANQKGIRIMMDLVTNHTSDQHPWFQQARRSKDSPYRSWYVWAKERPKKWDSGMVFPGVQKDIWTYDKQAGEYYYHRFYEAQPDLNMQNPAVQREMRKIIRYWLDKGIAGFRVDAVPFLIEVANADFDPDKPEHQFDMITQLHQYSQWHKRDAILLGEANVDPKEQEPYFGNEGQGMQTMFNFFVNQHLFYALATGETASLKEALNATKNIPPTAQWANFLRNHDEIDLGRLSDTERSKVYARFGPDTTMQLYDRGIRRRLAPMLGDPRLINLAYSVLFSLPGMPVIRYGEEIGMGDDLSLKERLSVRTPMQWSAEPNAGFSTSAKPVRPIISQGPYSYKTVNVAAQRADSSSLLNRISHFARLRKQCPEIGWANGKILDTNSDHVVAIQYDWQGRSLVTVYNFSSEPQQCQVKSSIKTGLTLVNLFDQTNNTIGGSGAVSIKLAGYGSAWYRLKN; translated from the coding sequence ATGAAACAACTCATTCTTGCTCTTTTTATCGGTATCCTTGTATCCTGCCATTCCAGCAATACGAAAACAGACGCAAATACAGCGCCCCCAGCCCCGCTCCCAACTGATTTTATTGAGGAATTGTGGTATAAAAACGGCCTCGTGTATAGTGTCGATGTCGAGGTCTTTAAAGACTCCAACAACGATGGCGTCGGTGATTTTGACGGGCTGACCCAGCAACTGGATTACCTCAAAACAATAGGCGTCGAAACCATCTGGCTGGCTCCCTTCCAGCCCAGCCCCAACGAAGACGATGGCTATGATATATCGGACTTTTATGGCATAGATAAGCGCCTGGGTACGAGCCAGGATTTTGACGAATGCATCCGTCAGGCCAATCAAAAGGGAATTCGAATCATGATGGATTTAGTTACGAACCACACGTCCGATCAGCATCCCTGGTTTCAGCAGGCTCGTCGGAGCAAAGATTCGCCCTACCGGTCCTGGTATGTATGGGCCAAAGAGCGCCCGAAAAAATGGGATAGTGGCATGGTGTTTCCGGGAGTTCAAAAAGATATCTGGACGTACGATAAACAGGCAGGCGAGTACTATTACCACCGCTTCTATGAGGCCCAGCCAGACCTGAATATGCAGAATCCGGCGGTGCAGCGAGAAATGCGGAAAATTATCCGGTACTGGCTCGACAAAGGCATAGCTGGTTTTCGGGTCGATGCGGTTCCGTTTCTGATCGAGGTAGCCAATGCAGACTTCGACCCTGACAAACCCGAACATCAGTTCGACATGATCACCCAACTGCATCAGTACAGCCAGTGGCATAAACGGGATGCTATCCTGTTGGGCGAAGCCAATGTAGACCCCAAAGAACAGGAGCCTTATTTTGGGAATGAAGGGCAGGGCATGCAAACGATGTTTAACTTCTTCGTCAATCAGCATTTATTCTATGCGCTGGCTACCGGCGAAACAGCCTCGCTAAAAGAGGCTCTGAACGCAACGAAGAACATTCCCCCCACAGCCCAGTGGGCCAACTTTCTCCGCAACCACGATGAAATTGACTTAGGTCGGTTAAGCGATACCGAACGGAGTAAAGTGTATGCCCGGTTTGGCCCCGACACCACCATGCAACTCTATGACCGGGGCATTCGTCGGCGCTTGGCACCCATGCTGGGCGACCCACGCCTGATCAATTTGGCCTATAGTGTACTCTTCTCGTTGCCTGGTATGCCCGTTATTCGATACGGCGAAGAGATTGGTATGGGCGATGACCTTAGCCTGAAAGAGCGGCTGTCGGTTCGAACGCCGATGCAATGGTCAGCGGAGCCTAATGCTGGTTTTTCGACATCGGCCAAACCCGTTCGGCCCATCATTAGCCAGGGACCTTACAGCTATAAAACCGTTAATGTAGCGGCTCAACGCGCGGACTCGTCCTCGCTCCTAAACCGGATTAGCCACTTTGCCCGCCTTCGGAAACAGTGCCCCGAAATTGGCTGGGCAAATGGGAAAATTCTCGACACCAACTCCGATCATGTGGTTGCCATTCAATACGACTGGCAGGGACGCTCCTTAGTGACAGTCTATAATTTTAGTTCGGAGCCTCAGCAATGCCAGGTGAAAAGCTCCATCAAAACGGGTCTTACACTGGTCAATTTATTCGACCAGACAAACAATACCATTGGTGGCAGTGGGGCGGTTTCGATTAAGCTGGCAGGCTATGGTTCAGCCTGGTATCGGTTGAAAAATTAA
- a CDS encoding DUF421 domain-containing protein — MKKENIWLEDWQRILIGDAPVEFLLEVFLRTSFIYLVLLVIMRLLGKRMNGQLTNLELAVMLTMGAIMAPAMQIPDRGLLSGVVALVCALTFLRGTNLLGFKSSKAEKLIQGTETVLVKDGIIQLKQLTSNQLSHQQIFAALRSENVYNLGKVKRLYLEAYGVFSIYENDQSKPGLSVLPPADDEVRTIYEHTDDKQLACTNCGNTVAALPKPGPCAVCQTDNWVDAIL; from the coding sequence ATGAAAAAAGAGAATATCTGGTTGGAGGACTGGCAACGAATATTGATCGGGGATGCACCCGTCGAATTTTTACTGGAAGTGTTTCTGCGTACATCGTTCATCTATCTGGTACTACTGGTCATTATGCGACTGCTTGGCAAACGCATGAACGGACAGCTTACCAATCTGGAACTGGCCGTTATGCTTACTATGGGCGCGATCATGGCTCCGGCTATGCAGATACCTGATCGGGGGTTATTATCAGGGGTGGTGGCGCTGGTTTGCGCGCTTACATTTTTGAGAGGCACAAACTTACTGGGGTTCAAGAGCAGTAAAGCCGAAAAGTTGATTCAGGGAACGGAAACTGTTTTAGTCAAAGACGGCATTATTCAACTGAAGCAACTGACATCGAATCAGTTGTCGCATCAGCAAATTTTTGCCGCTTTGCGGAGCGAGAATGTGTATAATCTGGGTAAAGTGAAACGTCTCTACCTGGAGGCCTACGGAGTATTTAGTATTTACGAAAATGACCAGAGTAAGCCCGGCTTGTCGGTGCTGCCGCCCGCCGACGATGAAGTGCGAACTATTTACGAGCATACGGATGATAAGCAACTCGCCTGCACCAATTGTGGAAACACCGTTGCCGCCTTGCCAAAGCCGGGACCTTGTGCCGTTTGTCAGACTGATAACTGGGTAGACGCGATTCTTTAA
- a CDS encoding TetR/AcrR family transcriptional regulator, protein MKERIIAEARHLFNQFGVRTVRLDDVAHQLGISKKTLYQHFIDKEELVRLVLETQLDENLREARVIHTLASNPIVGALRIWDRLIAYRQTTNPNLLRDIERHYPTVWSVFEAFRTTYINTILAANIRAGIEQGLYRPDVDEPALAWLWAAQSQWDIPYTGAETAIKHHFIRGLLTQKGLTLYEAKDVC, encoded by the coding sequence GTGAAAGAACGGATCATCGCCGAGGCAAGGCATCTATTTAATCAATTCGGCGTGCGTACGGTTCGTCTGGACGACGTTGCCCACCAACTGGGCATTTCCAAAAAGACGCTCTACCAGCATTTTATCGACAAAGAAGAACTCGTCAGGCTGGTACTGGAAACGCAACTGGATGAGAACTTACGGGAAGCCAGAGTCATTCATACACTGGCCTCGAATCCAATCGTTGGCGCCTTACGCATCTGGGACCGGCTTATTGCCTACCGCCAAACGACGAATCCAAATTTACTGCGTGATATTGAACGGCATTATCCAACCGTCTGGAGTGTATTTGAGGCATTTCGGACAACCTACATCAACACGATTCTGGCCGCCAATATCCGGGCGGGTATAGAGCAGGGACTGTATCGGCCTGATGTCGATGAACCCGCTCTGGCCTGGCTGTGGGCCGCCCAAAGTCAATGGGATATACCGTACACAGGCGCCGAAACGGCCATAAAGCATCATTTTATTCGTGGCCTGCTAACCCAAAAAGGCCTGACTTTGTATGAAGCTAAAGACGTGTGCTGA